The proteins below come from a single Serinus canaria isolate serCan28SL12 chromosome 6, serCan2020, whole genome shotgun sequence genomic window:
- the HIF1AN gene encoding hypoxia-inducible factor 1-alpha inhibitor: MGGARGGGGGAAAAGPACCAPSAQRGPGASERDPGQGQRSPAASAHEGALPPTVLPPSPPLSPCPLPSAFALGFRRCHGCAASASAFLGTGSPVEAAMAAASSSSSSSSSSSSSSSSSSSSCSSSAAAAGCRDGPTVAAGPGWSDSQFRRYSFETRPIPRLSHSDPRAEELIENEEPVVLTDTNLVYPALKWDLDYLQENIGNGDFSVYSASTHKFLYYDEKKMANFKNFKPKSSREEMKFAEFVDRLKEIQQKGSAERLYLQQTLNDTVGRKIVVDFLGFNWNWINKQQGKRGWGQLTSNLLLIGMEGNVTPAHYDEQQNFFAQIKGYKRCILFPPDQFECLYPYPVHHPCDRQSQVDFDNPDYEKFPNFRNVVGYETVVGPGDVLYIPMYWWHHIESLLNGGITITVNFWYKGAPTPKRIEYPLKAHQKVAIMRNIEKMLGEALGNPQEVGPLLNMMIKGRYD; the protein is encoded by the exons ATGGGCGGGGCtcggggcggggggggcggggccgccgctG cGGGTCCTGCCTGCTGCGCTCCCAGCGCCCAGCGGGGTCCGGGAGCCTCGGAGAGAGACCCAGGCCAAGGGCAGCGGAGCCCTGCCGCCTCCGCCCACGAGGGGGCGCTGCCGCCTACcgtcctccctccctctccccctctctctccatGTCCTCTGCCCTCCGCCTTTGCCCTCGGCTTCCGGCGTTGCCATGGGTGCGCAGCTTCCGCTTCCGCCTTCCTAGGTACGGGTTCTCCGGTGGAGGCGGCGATGGCGGCGgcctcgtcctcctcctcctcctcttcctcttcttcttcttcttcctcctcctcttcttcctcctgctcctcctcggCGGCCGCCGCGGGTTGCCGGGACGGCCCGACAGTGGCAGCAGGGCCCGGCTGGAGCGACTCCCAGTTCCGCCGCTACTCCTTCGAGACGCGGCCCATCCCGCGGCTCAGCCACAGCGACCCCCGCGCCGAGGAGCTCATCGAGAACGAG GAGCCAGTGGTGCTGACAGATACAAATCTGGTTTATCCTGCTCTGAAATGGGACCTGGACTACCTCCAGGAAAACATTGGCAATGGGGACTTCTCAGTGTATAGTGCCAGCACACACAAGTTTTTGTACtatgatgagaaaaaaatggcCAATTTTAAGAACTTCAAACCCAAGTCAAGTAGGGAAGAAATGAAGTTTGCTGAGTTTGTGGACAGACTCAAAGAAATACAACAAAAAGGGAGTGCTGAGAG GCTATATCTACAGCAAACATTGAATGACACAGTTGGAAGGAAGATTGTAGTGGATTTCCTTGGCTTCAACTGGAACTGGATTAACAAGCAGCAAGGGAAACGTGGCTGGGGTCAACTGACTTCTAACTTGCTTCTTATTGGCATGGAAG GGAATGTGACACCAGCTCATTATGATGAGCAACAGAACTTCTTTGCTCAGATTAAGGGTTACAAGAGGTGTATCCTGTTTCCTCCTGATCAGTTTGAATGCCTCTACCCTTATCCTGTGCACCATCCATGTGACAGACAGAGCCAG GTGGACTTTGACAATCCTGACTATGAGAAGTTTCCAAACTTCCGGAATGTGGTTGGCTATGAGACGGTAGTGGGTCCTGGGGATGTGCTGTACATACCTATGTACTG GTGGCACCACATTGAGTCTCTCCTGAATGGGGGGATTACCATCACTGTGAACTTCTGGTACAAG GGTGCCCCAACCCCAAAGAGAATTGAGTATCCCTTAAAGGCTCATCAGAAAGTGGCAATAATGAGGAACATTGAGAAGATGCTGGGAGAAGCCTTAGGAAATCCACAAGAG GTGGGTCCCTTGTTGAATATGATGATTAAGGGCCGATATGACTAA